Within Eggerthella timonensis, the genomic segment CAGCAGCGCGTTGTTCCACAGCGGGAACGTCTTGCACACGCCCAAGAGGGCGCCCGTGTACATAGCCACGGCCACGCCGAACACCACGCCGGCGATGTCGAGCGCCACCGGCACGCGCTTCTTCATGAAGTCGAGCACCACCACGACGAGCGAGATCACCGTGAAGCCTCCGAGGAACACGACGCCCCAGGTCATCACCGAGCCGAAGTTGGTCAGCAACAGCGCGAAGCGCAGCGGGTTCATGAGGCCCGCCTTCGCGTCGAACATCAGCAGGCACAGGCCGACGATCACCACGATCGGAGCTACGAGATGCCCGATCTTGCGCATCGACACGGCCTCGGGGTGTCGCCAGCCCAAGAAGGCCGAGGTCACGAACGCGCCGCCGCCGAGACCGGCGAGGAACAGGTACCATGCGATGATGGCGCCCCAGATAGGTTCAAACGTCATCGTTCATCACCTCACGTAGAAGACTTTTGCTTTGGTCAGATCGCCTGCGATAGGCTGCGCATTCGTCGCGACGATCTCCTTCGAGATGTCGCTCGCAGGGTCGTCCAGATCGCCGAACATGCGCGCGCCCGTCAGGCACGCCTCCACGCAGGAGCACATCTTCGTGCCCGACGTCTCGGCCGACACCGTGCAGAAGCGGCACTTGTCCACCGCGCCCGTCTGCTCGTTGCGCACGCGCACCTGGTAGGGGCACGCCGCCATGCAGTACAAGCAGCCGATGCAGCGTCCGTGGTCCACGCCGACGATGCCGTCTGCGCCGACGAAGGCGGCGCCGGTGGGGCACACCGCTACGCAGGGGGCGTCCTCGCAGTGCATGCACTGCAGGGGCACCGTCTCGACGCGCACGTTGGGATACGCGCCCGTCTCCTTCTCCTCGTAGCGGATGAAGTCCTCCGTGGGAAGCAGGTCGTTCTGGCGCTGGCAGGCCACGCGGCACGCGTAGCAGCCGATGCATTTCTTCGTGTTGATGAGCATTCCGTAGCGAGCCATTACGCACCTGCCTTCTTGACGTTGACGACCGTCTCCTGCGTGCAGGCCGCACCGTAGCCCGGCTCCAAGCGGAACGGCACGTAATCCATCTGGCGCAGGCCTACCTCGTAGGCGGTGTGCTGATCGGGCGAGGAACAGCCGTAGTGGCTGGGCATGTACAGCGCCGTCGGGTTGATGCGCTGCGTCACCTTCACCCGCACGCGACCCGTGTGCTCGCCGTTGGACACCTCCACCTCGTCGCCGTCGGCAATGCCGCGACGGGCCGCCTCGTCGGCGTTCAGCCACACGCGCGTGAGGTCGTAGTCCTTCGTGATCTGCATGAGGTCCTCGATGTTGGCCGTCTGGGTATGGCTGTGGATAGCCTGCTTGCCGCCGATGAGGCGCAGCTCGTCGCCCATGGGCATGACGGCCGGCTCGACCCACACCGGGTAGGGCGACAGCCCCGCCTTCTCGCACGCCTCGCTCGTGAACTGCACTTTCTCGGTGGGCGTCTTCCACTTCGGCGTGGAGCCGTAGGAGAACTCCTTTTCGGGGAAGTGCGCCGTGCCCGTCTGCCTGAGCGTGTCGAGCGACAGGCCCACGGTTTGCAGCTGCGCGTCGGCCAGCTCGTCGACGCCGAACCGGAAGTACTCGCCCACGCCGCAAGCCTCGGCCAGCTCGCTGAAGATCTGGTCGACGGGCTTGGTGTTGGGGTGCACTTTCTCGAGCACCTGGTCGCGCAGCGCCACGGCCGGCACCTTGCCGCCGATGAACTCCGGCAGTTCGAGGCGCTCGAGGTAGCTCGTGTCGGGCAGCACGTAGTCGGCCAGCAGGGCCGTCTCAGACATCTGCACGTCGACGACCACCATGAGGTCGAGCTGGGACAGCGCATCGGCCAGGTACGCCGTGTTCGAGTAGCCAGCGGCCATGTTCGAGTTGTAGAAGAACATGCCCTTGACCTCGCCGTTCTTGGCCTGCTCGGCCGCGAAGAGGTTCGTTCCCATGCTGGAGAGCGCCAGCGGGTACTCTTGCGTGCCGAGGATCTTGGCCTCGGGCTTCGGCACGCTGGGGAACTTCTCCTTGTCCACGTCGCCCGCCGAGACGCTGGGCGTGAAGATGGCACCGCCCTCCTGGTTCCAGCAGCCGAGCAGGGTGTTGAACAGGCACACCGTGCGCGCCGTCTCGCCCGAGTTGGCGTACGAGCAGCCGAACGCTCCGCGCCAGCTGGGCTCGATGGACGCCGCGGGAGCCGCTTCGGCGAACTCCACGGCCAAACGCGTGATGGTGGTCGCGGGGACGCCTGTGATCTTCTCGGCCCATTCGGGCGTGTAGTCGGTCAGCGCGGCGGCCCAGTCCTCGAAGCCCACCGCATTGTCGGCCACGTACTGCTTGTCGTACAGCCCGCGCGTCACCAGCACGTTCGACATGGCCAGAAGGAAGGCCAGATCGGTGCCGGGATTGATGGGCACCCACTCGTCGGCGAACGTGATGGAGTTGTTGCAGCGCGGGTCCACCAGCACGATGCGCGCGCCGTTGTCGTGAGCGCGCTGCAGCTCGGCCACCGAGCTCGGGCGGATGGCGTCGGCGTAGCTGCGGCCGATGAACATCGTCATCTTCGAATGCTCCATGTCCGATGCGTAGCTGGCCGCACCGATGGCCTGGGTGAACCCGCTCTCCTTCGACAGGTTGCATGCGGCGCCGTGCGTGTACACGTTCGCCGATCCCAGCGCGTTCATGAAGCGCTTCGTGTAGTACTTGCCGGACGGACGGGGGTCCTGGACCATCGCCAGGGCCTCGGGGCCCTTATCGGCGATGATGGCCTTCACCTTGTCGGCGATCTCGCCGTACGCCTGCTCCCACGAGATGGCCTCGAACTCGCCCTTGTCGTTCTTCTTGAGCGGGTCGGTGAGACGGTCCTTCGAATAGGCGATCTGCGAGTAGCCGTAGCCGCGGGCGCAAAGCTTGCCCTGGGCGTACGGGTGGTCGGCGTCGCCGATGAGCTTCGTCAGGCGCCCGTCGACGACGTACGCCGTGAAACCGCATTTGCTCGAGCAGGCGTTGCACAGCGAATGGACGGCCTTGGTTTCCTTGCCTTGCGGCCCGTCATCAGCATGCGCCTGCTCCCAAGCGTCGAAGCCAACATAACCGGCCGCCGCCGTGAGCGCGACCGCTCCGGCGCTGCCAGCCAGGAAGCTCCGCCTGGTTATAGCGTGTTCTGACATAGCTTCTTCCTCTCTTATATGCATGCGTGTAAACGATCGCGTTCGGCACGCTCGCGCACGTCGGCCGTCAGCGCGAGGCGCTCCCTCACGCCCACGAGCACGTCGACGAGGCCGATGTAGAACCGGGCGTCGTCGGCAAGCTCCAGCAGCCGCATGCGGTACGCGGTGAGCCACGAGAACCGCTCCAGTACGAACTGGACGGCAGCCTCGCGCATCCCCGACCGCAGCAGCACGGCCACGAGGTCGAGCTCGAGCGCCAGATGGTCCGGGCACGCCGCGAACTCCGGCGGCACCTGCATGCCCATGCGCTCGACGAGATCGCGCAGGTAGCGCGCCGAATCTCCCTGGTACATGCCCTCGGCCTTCGAGAACGGCGACGGCAGCGACCCGTTCGACCACGCCGTGTACAGCGACTCCACCGGCACGGCCGATTCAGGCAGCCCTCCCGTGAAGTGGCGCGCGGCGAACAGCCGCTTCTCGTCGTAGGTCGGGGGCGCGAACAGCGCCTTCACCTCTCCGGCGGAAAGGAACTCCTGGAGCGGGCAGCGGGTGCGCGCCCTCGCCATGGGGCTTGCGGGCCCGTCGAGCGCGTCGTCATCCTGCAAGCCGCGCCGGGCGGCGTCGAGGAAGTCCGACCACAACGGGCCGTCGGCAAGCTGCTTCCACTCGTCGCGCTCGACAGGCGCGAAGCACATCGACAGCACCGTGAACATCTCGTCGTATTCCATCGTTCAAGCCTCCTTTCCGCATATCCTCGGTGCGGACGCGCGCCAGGCGCGCCGCAGCCGGGCATGGCCAGCGGCCACGCTTACGCCTGCACGAGGGTCGTCGTCCTCACGACGCCCTGGTCGATGACCTTCTGCGCGATGTCCTCCCAGTCGATGAACTTGATGGCGCCGTTCGGGCACTGCTCGGCGCAGCGACCGCAGCTGACGCACTTCGTGGAGGTGCCGGTCTCGCTGTCGACGCGCGGCATGTTCCACGGGCATGCCTGCGAGCACATGCCGCAGCCGATGCACCTCTCGGCGTCCACCACGCGCGCGCCCGACTCCTCGTCGGCGTAGATGGCGTGGACCGGGCAGTAATTCATGCACGCGGGGTCGGCGCACTGCTTGCAGTGCTCGACGGTGAACTCGCAGTTCTTGTAGATGCCGTCCGGGCCGTCGGGGTTCGTGCCCCAGTTGTAGTTCTGCCACACGCGCACGCGGGCGATGTGCTGCGACACGCGGCCGTCGTTCTTCAGCGTGCACATCATCTCGCAGCGCTGGCAGCCCGAGCAGCGGGCGCGGTCGGTGACGATCATCTTCGTAGGCGTGGTGCGAATCTCGATGCGCCCCGAGGCGATCGACTTCGACGTGACGCCCCATGACGCCAGCACGCCGCCGACCACGAGGCCGGCGACGCCGCAGCCGGCCATGGCCAGCACCGTGCGACGCGTGAAAGTCTTCTGCTTGGCATCCCCGGCAGGTTCGGCGCCCTCGGGCGCAGACGTCTTGACGTCCTGATCCTCGGAGGTGTTCTGGTTCAGATTGGAATCTGACATAGCCTGGTGCTCCCTCCCTCACAAAGGTGCGGTGAGTGTCGTTTTCCTCGTCCCTCCGCCGGAATGACAGAGAAAGGGACAGTCCCTTTTCATGCCATTTTCATGCCGCCAGCGGAGGCTGCACTCGGTTCGATCCCGTTTTTCGGTTCCACACAACGCAGTCCAGTATGCCCGCGCGCGCGAAAACGCCCTCCCCTCTTTGAGGGGCATTTGGCCCCTGACCGGCGAGTTTCGCAAATTACCCTCAAAGAGGGTATACCCTGACCGCCCCCATCGGCATACTGGCGAGCGACGAATGTTGTCAGCGCTCGTGTCGCACCCCGCAGGTTCCCACACAACACCGAACCTCAGTAATCTATCCAAGATTTGGAGATGCAACATGGCTGACGAAACATCGTATGGATGGGCCGGTAAGATCCTCCGCGTCAATCTGAGCACGGGCTCGATCACGACGCAGCCGACCGACCCTTACAAGGAGTACATCGGCGGCATGGGCTTGGCCAACAAGATCATGTACGACGAAGTGCCCGCCGGCACCGATCCCTTCTCCCCTGAGAACAAGGTCATCTTCGCCGTGGGTCCCCTGACGGCTTCCGGCGTGCCCCTGGCCGGCCGTACCACCATCTGCTCGCTGTCCACGTTCACGAAGGACCACCTCGTGGTGGACGCCCACTGCGGCGGCATGATCGGCGCCAAGATCAAGCTGGCTGGCTGGGACGCCATCGTCATCGAGGGTGCGTCGGACAAGCCCGTGTACCTCAACATCGTCGACGACAAGATGGAGATCAAGGACGCCGGCTTCGTGTGGGGCATGGGCACCCGCGAGGCCACCGAGGCCCTCAACCGCCTGGAAGGCGTCGAATCGTGCGTGGCCACCATCGGCCCCGCCGGCGAGAACATGCTTCCCTACGCGTGCATCATGAATTCCCGCAACCACTCGGCCGGCGCCGGCACGGGCGCGGTCATGGGCTCGAAGATGGTGAAGGCCATCGTGGTGCAGGGCAACGGCAGCGTGCACGTGAAGGATCCGCAGGCTGTGGCCGACCTGTCCGACTACATGCTGCGCGAGGTCATCGGCTCCAACAACAACCACGTGGTGCCGCAGACGCAGCAG encodes:
- the nrfD gene encoding NrfD/PsrC family molybdoenzyme membrane anchor subunit; this encodes MTFEPIWGAIIAWYLFLAGLGGGAFVTSAFLGWRHPEAVSMRKIGHLVAPIVVIVGLCLLMFDAKAGLMNPLRFALLLTNFGSVMTWGVVFLGGFTVISLVVVVLDFMKKRVPVALDIAGVVFGVAVAMYTGALLGVCKTFPLWNNALLPILFLVSAVSTGAASVLLISIFKHADEFNRVGVLKKFHFCLPIIELVLIAALMFITCTNSTAGWNSVMSLLVGQYAPLFWIGLVLIGLVLPTALETWLLFFSPKEFEESRKAHWISAASDAGVLVGGFLLRYLVVVAALPLTMVVPML
- a CDS encoding 4Fe-4S dicluster domain-containing protein, whose protein sequence is MARYGMLINTKKCIGCYACRVACQRQNDLLPTEDFIRYEEKETGAYPNVRVETVPLQCMHCEDAPCVAVCPTGAAFVGADGIVGVDHGRCIGCLYCMAACPYQVRVRNEQTGAVDKCRFCTVSAETSGTKMCSCVEACLTGARMFGDLDDPASDISKEIVATNAQPIAGDLTKAKVFYVR
- a CDS encoding molybdopterin-containing oxidoreductase family protein, giving the protein MSEHAITRRSFLAGSAGAVALTAAAGYVGFDAWEQAHADDGPQGKETKAVHSLCNACSSKCGFTAYVVDGRLTKLIGDADHPYAQGKLCARGYGYSQIAYSKDRLTDPLKKNDKGEFEAISWEQAYGEIADKVKAIIADKGPEALAMVQDPRPSGKYYTKRFMNALGSANVYTHGAACNLSKESGFTQAIGAASYASDMEHSKMTMFIGRSYADAIRPSSVAELQRAHDNGARIVLVDPRCNNSITFADEWVPINPGTDLAFLLAMSNVLVTRGLYDKQYVADNAVGFEDWAAALTDYTPEWAEKITGVPATTITRLAVEFAEAAPAASIEPSWRGAFGCSYANSGETARTVCLFNTLLGCWNQEGGAIFTPSVSAGDVDKEKFPSVPKPEAKILGTQEYPLALSSMGTNLFAAEQAKNGEVKGMFFYNSNMAAGYSNTAYLADALSQLDLMVVVDVQMSETALLADYVLPDTSYLERLELPEFIGGKVPAVALRDQVLEKVHPNTKPVDQIFSELAEACGVGEYFRFGVDELADAQLQTVGLSLDTLRQTGTAHFPEKEFSYGSTPKWKTPTEKVQFTSEACEKAGLSPYPVWVEPAVMPMGDELRLIGGKQAIHSHTQTANIEDLMQITKDYDLTRVWLNADEAARRGIADGDEVEVSNGEHTGRVRVKVTQRINPTALYMPSHYGCSSPDQHTAYEVGLRQMDYVPFRLEPGYGAACTQETVVNVKKAGA
- a CDS encoding molecular chaperone TorD family protein; this translates as MEYDEMFTVLSMCFAPVERDEWKQLADGPLWSDFLDAARRGLQDDDALDGPASPMARARTRCPLQEFLSAGEVKALFAPPTYDEKRLFAARHFTGGLPESAVPVESLYTAWSNGSLPSPFSKAEGMYQGDSARYLRDLVERMGMQVPPEFAACPDHLALELDLVAVLLRSGMREAAVQFVLERFSWLTAYRMRLLELADDARFYIGLVDVLVGVRERLALTADVRERAERDRLHACI
- a CDS encoding ferredoxin-like protein, translating into MSDSNLNQNTSEDQDVKTSAPEGAEPAGDAKQKTFTRRTVLAMAGCGVAGLVVGGVLASWGVTSKSIASGRIEIRTTPTKMIVTDRARCSGCQRCEMMCTLKNDGRVSQHIARVRVWQNYNWGTNPDGPDGIYKNCEFTVEHCKQCADPACMNYCPVHAIYADEESGARVVDAERCIGCGMCSQACPWNMPRVDSETGTSTKCVSCGRCAEQCPNGAIKFIDWEDIAQKVIDQGVVRTTTLVQA